The sequence TCCGCAACCATGATCTCGGTGGTCATCGCCGACGACCAGACCATGGTCAGGCAGAGCTTCCGTGCCGTGCTCGACGCACAGCACGACATCCGCGTGGTCGGAGAGGCCGCGGACGGGAACGCCGCCGTCGCACTGTGCGCCGAACTCGAACCGGACGTCGTGCTGATGGACGTCCGCATGCCCGAACTCGACGGTCTCGAAGCGACCCGGCGGATCCTGGCGGGGCGGCGGGAAGTCCGCGTGCTGATCCTCACCACCTTCGACATCGACGAGTACGTGTTCGGCGGGCTGCGAGCGGGTGCCAGTGGCTTCCTCCTGAAGGACTCGCCGCTGGACGACCTGGTGACCGCCGTCAGGGTGGTGTCCGCGGGCAACGCGTTGTTCGCGCCGACGATCACCCGGCGGTTGATCGGCGAGTTCACCCGGACACACGCGTCGGCGCACGCGGGCCGATCCCTCGTGGCCGAGCTGACCGCGCGGGAAACCGAAGTGCTCCGGCTGGTCGCGCGCGGCCTCTCGAACGCGGAGATCGCGGAAGCGCTGGTGATCGTGGAGCAGACGGCCAAATCCCATGTCAGCAGGGTTTTCGCCAAGCTCGGGGTGCGTGATCGCGCGCAGGCGGTCATGGTCGCGTACGAGGCGGGGCTCGTCGTGCCGGGAACCACGTCCTGATACCGGGGTAGGGGTACCGCCGGAAGCGGATACCGGGGTAGCGCCGCCAAGACGGCTCTCCGGGGTGACGTCTCCCGAGGCAGTTCCGGAGATCGTTTCCCCATGGACAGGTCAAGAGGGCGGCTCGCCGACCCCGCGCTGATCATCGTCGGCGGAGCGATGACCGTATTCGCCGCCGTGGCGATCGTCTGGTGGCTCTCGGATACGCCGCTCGGCGTGGATTCGGCGGTCTACCGGGCAGGCGGATTCGCCGTAGTGCACGGGGAAAGCCTGTATTCACCTCTGCTCGCGCTGCCCGGATGGGCGCCGGAGCTGCCCTTCACCTATCCGCCGTTCGCCGCGCTGCTGTTCACCTCGCTGACCGCGCTGCCCTCCCAGTTGTCGTGGGGTCTCCTCACGCTGGCCGCCGCGCCGTCCCTCTACTGCGCAGTCCGGCCGTTCGCCGACCGGGCCCACCTTCCGTTGTTGCTGATCGGCGCGTTCGCCCTGCAACCGGTATGGCAGACGATCGGCCTCGGACAGGTCAATCTCGTTCTCATGGCCGCCGTGGTCGCGGACATCTTCCTGCTGCGTGGCTCGCGCTGGAGCGGAATCACCATCGGGATCGTCGCGGCCGTCAAACTGATCCCGCTGATCTTCATCGTCCATCTCCTGGTGGTCAGGCGGACCGCGGACGCCGCCCGGGCGCTCACGGCCTTTCTCTGCGCGTCGGCGTTCGCTGCGGCCGTCCTGCCGTCGGACTCCGTCCGATATTGGACCTCGGCGATCTTCAACGATCACTTCGCCGAGATGAAGGGCTGGGTGGGAAACCAGTCATGGCAGGGTTTCGTCGCGCGCACGGTGCCGGAAGGCCACCCGGCGACGGTGGTGATCGTGGTGTTCGCCGTGGTGTGCTCGGTGGTGGCGATATGGCTCGTGCACCGCCTCCACCGAGCGGGTGACGACCGGGCCGCGCTGCTGGTCACGGCAGGATGCTCCCTGCTGATCAGTCCGATTTCGTGGACCCACCACTGGGTATGGGTGGTGCCCGCGCTCGCGCTCCTCGCGGCCAGGGGACATCGTGGGGTAGTGGTAGCGGTCGCCGTGCTGTTCACGGGGTGGACTGTGGCAGTGGTCCCGGGCGGTGGGGGAGCGGAGCGGGACTGGAAC comes from Amycolatopsis lurida and encodes:
- a CDS encoding glycosyltransferase 87 family protein, which encodes MDRSRGRLADPALIIVGGAMTVFAAVAIVWWLSDTPLGVDSAVYRAGGFAVVHGESLYSPLLALPGWAPELPFTYPPFAALLFTSLTALPSQLSWGLLTLAAAPSLYCAVRPFADRAHLPLLLIGAFALQPVWQTIGLGQVNLVLMAAVVADIFLLRGSRWSGITIGIVAAVKLIPLIFIVHLLVVRRTADAARALTAFLCASAFAAAVLPSDSVRYWTSAIFNDHFAEMKGWVGNQSWQGFVARTVPEGHPATVVIVVFAVVCSVVAIWLVHRLHRAGDDRAALLVTAGCSLLISPISWTHHWVWVVPALALLAARGHRGVVVAVAVLFTGWTVAVVPGGGGAERDWNLAEAIIGNAYLTVAFVGGLVCLSRSRCITTYTAEGKVKTYIS
- a CDS encoding response regulator transcription factor, whose amino-acid sequence is MISVVIADDQTMVRQSFRAVLDAQHDIRVVGEAADGNAAVALCAELEPDVVLMDVRMPELDGLEATRRILAGRREVRVLILTTFDIDEYVFGGLRAGASGFLLKDSPLDDLVTAVRVVSAGNALFAPTITRRLIGEFTRTHASAHAGRSLVAELTARETEVLRLVARGLSNAEIAEALVIVEQTAKSHVSRVFAKLGVRDRAQAVMVAYEAGLVVPGTTS